The sequence AGCTTTCACTTCCGCCGCGTGATCGAGCAATGCCGCCATTTCCGTTACCGACAGGTCGTGCAGAGACAAAAAATCGCGCTTCTCAACTCCGGGAGCCCGGCCAAAAGGCCGGAATGGAATCGGAGAGGTGTGCAGGACTTGTGACATATAGAAGCCTCGCAAATCATGCGGTGACCGGCGCATGTTCCGCCACGAATTCCCGGAGCACCTGCGCCAAAGTGAGCGTGCTTCGCTCGACCACGTCGTAGGTCACGCGCACAGTCGGTTTGGAAATTTGAACGATCCGTCCCAGATCGATCGGAGTGGCGATCACGACAACGTCACAGGGTGTCCCACGGATCGTCTCCTCGAGTTCACTGAGTTGCCTCTGGCTATAACCCATAGCGGGAAGCAGGGGGCCGATGTGCGGAAAGTGCGCAAAGACCTCGCGTAGGCTTCCGACCGCGTAGGGCCTGGGGTCCACCAACTCGGCTGCGCTTTCCCGGCGGGCTGCAATCACGCCCGCGCCGTATGCCATTCCGCCATGAGTCAGCGTCGGGCCATCCTCAATGATCAAGGCGCGCGCGCTCCGCAAGCTTTCGGGATGATCCACCGCGATGTGCGAGACGGTCTCGATCAGGCGTGCTTTCGGGTTGCGTTCCCGGACATTGTGCCGAATGATTTCAACATTTTCATCGACAGCCGTATCTACTTTATTGATCACAATCACACCGGCTCGCAGCAGGTTGACCTCGCCTGGATGGTAAAGCAATTCGTGTCCGGCGCGATGCGGATCCGCCACTACGATTTCGAGGTCGGAGCGGAAAAACGGCGTGTCGTTGTTGCCGCCGTCCCAGACAATGACTCCGGCTTCCTTTTCCGCCTCCGCCAGAATCCTTTCATAGTCCACGCCGGCATAGACGATAGTGCCGGCTTCCAGGTGCGGTTCGTATTCTTCGCGCTCTTCAATGGTGCAATGATGCCGGTCCAGATCGGCGAATGCGGCAAAACGTTGCACGGCCTGACGGGCCAGGTCGCCATAGGGCATGGGATGCCGGATGACGACCACTTGCAC is a genomic window of Terriglobia bacterium containing:
- a CDS encoding cyclic 2,3-diphosphoglycerate synthase, with the translated sequence MQRHVAILGAAGRDFHNFNVCFREDPQYRVIAFTAAQIPEIAGRRYPPELAGPLYPNGIPIVAEEQLEHLIVTEKVNLVVFSYSDVSHNQVMDLASRAIAAGADFLLLGADRTMLKSRVPVVSVCAVRTGCGKTPVSRRVVQLLKEMGVQVVVIRHPMPYGDLARQAVQRFAAFADLDRHHCTIEEREEYEPHLEAGTIVYAGVDYERILAEAEKEAGVIVWDGGNNDTPFFRSDLEIVVADPHRAGHELLYHPGEVNLLRAGVIVINKVDTAVDENVEIIRHNVRERNPKARLIETVSHIAVDHPESLRSARALIIEDGPTLTHGGMAYGAGVIAARRESAAELVDPRPYAVGSLREVFAHFPHIGPLLPAMGYSQRQLSELEETIRGTPCDVVVIATPIDLGRIVQISKPTVRVTYDVVERSTLTLAQVLREFVAEHAPVTA